Part of the Halopenitus persicus genome is shown below.
GTGTTGGGATCGGACCCCGGACACCTCCAGGACGTCATCCGGATCGACCTCGACCGGCCGCGCGATCGGGGCGATCCGGGGTTCGGCGAGTACGTCTCGCTGCTTCGGCACCGTATCGGCGCGGACGGGGATCGGTGACCGGCGGAGCGCCGAATAGCGACCCCGATCGTCCGGTGTCGCGTCCCGATTCGACGTTCGCTCTTGTGTGGCCATCAACGCGTGTCGATACCCAACGCCGCGTAGAGCCCACACGTACTCAGGTAGCCGGTCGCGAGCAGGACGACCGCCGCGATTCCCGCTACGAGCGCCAGCACGTCCGGCGCGATGATGCGGTCCGCAAGGATGGCCGCGGAGACGATCCCGGCCACCGCACCGGCGCCGAGCCGAACCGCCCGATCGATCTCGCCGACGTTCCGGTTCATACGCGGAGATATGGTTCGTGTCGTCTTGAGTGCTGTGTCCGATCGTTCATCGGTCGGCGACGAACATATTCGCGAACAGCCGGAGGACGGACGACGCCGTATCATCGATCGATATGAGCGTCGTCCCCGGGAACGTCGAAACGGACCAGCAGCCGCCGATGACGGTCCCGTTGCGGCATTTTCTGCTCGCGTTGGGCTTTCTAGTGGCCGGCGGGGTGCTCGGACTCGCGACCGCGGCAAGCGGGACGGTCATCGGCACGCCGCCCGGCTGGTCCTCGCTCGCACACGTGCATCTGCTATTGGCGGGGTGGGTCTGCGTGACGATCATGGGCGCGATGACGCAGTTCGTTCCCGTCTGGTCGGGCGTGCAGCTGTACTCCAGGGCGCTCGCGACCCGCCAGCTGCAGCTCGTCACCGTTGGACTCCTCGGGTTCGTGACCGGACTGCTGACCGGTCGACTGGCGTTGGTTCCGGTCTTCGGTGCAGTGATGGTGGCCGGGTTCTGGGTCTTCGCGTACAACGTCGCCCGGACGCTCCGAACGGTCGGTTCCCTGCGGGACCTCGACGTCACCGAGCGACACTTCCTGCTCGCGCTGGGGTTCTTCGTGCTCCTCACCGTCCTGGGGATCGTTCTGGCGGTCGATCTGGTCCGGCCGCTCCTCGGCGGGACCCCGATCGACCGGCCGGATCTGGTTCGGGCGCACGCGACCCTCGCGGTCTTCGGGGCGGTCCTCACGACGGTCCTCGGCGCGCTCTACCAGCTCGCGACGATGTTCACCCAGACGGAGCTTCACGGGATCGACGTCTCCCTGAAGCGGATCGAGGAGGTCGGCTACCCGATCGGCGTGCTGGCGCTCGCGACCGGACGGCTCCTCGGGACGGGAACCCCCGGAAGCCGAGTGCTCGGCGTCGGCGGGGGCGTGCTCGTGATCGCGGGGCTGCTCGCGATGAGCGTCGTCCTCGCCCGCCGACTCGTCGAGACGCGGGTCCCCTGGACGCCGATGCTCTCGCGGTACGCCGTGCTCGCGCCGGCACTAGCGCTGTGGGGGCTCGTGACCCTGCCCAGTTGGCTGCGGGACCCCCTCGCGAACGGGACGACCTTCGGCGCCCCCGGGACGGTCCACCTCCTGACGCTCGGCGTGATCGGATTCGTGGTGCTGGGGACCGTCTATCACATCGTTCCGTTCATCGTCTGGGTCCACCGGTACAGCGACCTGCTCGGGTTCGAGGACGTCCCGATGATCGACGACCTCTACAGCGACCGGCTGGCGCGGATCGACTTCGCCTGCCTGCTCGTCGGAACGAGCCTGCTCGTCGCGGTCGACCTCTTCGAGGCGGTCGATCCCACGGTTCTGGCCGGGACGATCCCGGCAGCGGGTCGCGTGGTCACGATCGGCGCTATGCTGGGCGGCGTGGCGGTGCTCGTCGGGATCGCGGTGTTCTGCGGAAACGTCGTGCTCGTGCTCCGGATCCATAGCCCATACTCGGTTCGGGAGATCCTGCTCGGTGCACGGCCCGGAGACGGGGGGACACCCGACCGTCCCCGATCGTAATCGGGATGTTGGTGCCGGTCACAGAATGTGGTATGCGAACGAGATTCACTCCCGGA
Proteins encoded:
- a CDS encoding YgaP family membrane protein, whose translation is MNRNVGEIDRAVRLGAGAVAGIVSAAILADRIIAPDVLALVAGIAAVVLLATGYLSTCGLYAALGIDTR